The sequence GCCAGAGCAGAGGGGAAACACCTGGACTCATCCCGAACCCAGCAGTTAAGCCCTCTTACGTATTGTGTGGTACTGAGGTACGCGAGTCCTCGGGAAGCACGATTCGCTGCTAGTACCTCCCTTCCATTGGAAGCCTGCTCTTCTTTATTGTTCTGTTACGATTATCCCTCACTGCTTTGATTGGTCTCTTCTGCAGAAGATGGGCTGCTGTTAAAATTTGCCAGTTCCAGTGTTTTCTCCTGCGTTACGTTTGTTGTATTTGTGATATTCACTACAGCACCCGCCGTCTCTGCCTCAAGGAGGATCTCCGAGGGGATCATCACGGCATCGATGATGTAGATGATGCCGTTTGTTGCCAGGATCTCGCTCCCGACCACTTTTGCCCCGCCCAACCTCACTTCACCGCCGGTCGCTTCCACTGTGATCGGGCTGCCCTGTACGGTTGGTATGGTTTTGGCTGCAGTGATCTCCGATATTGTGTATCTTCCTGGGGCCAGATGATAGAGCAGAACCTCGGCGAGGTTGCCCTTAGGGTCATTGAAGAGTTCTTCCATCACGGCGTCCGGTAGGTGGGCAAAGACCTCATCCGTGGGTACAAAGATCGTGCACGGGCCGGGACCGGTGAATGCTCCTTTGAGTCCCGCCCTCTCTATCGCCTCTAAAAAGGTTGAGAAGTTGCCATTCTGCACAAGTACCTGCTCGATCGTCAGGTTTCATTCTGGATTTGCGTAAATAGGGGTCGATTTGAGCGATTTTAGGTTGCATGCAGGTGAGGTGCATGGCGGACGTCTGATCGCGCGGGCCGGGACCATCACGGCCGGCGGTATTGATGCCTCTTTGGGGCGTTCGCTCAGGTGATCCTACGCGATGCTGACTGCCCTCCGGCTGAACCCAAACGGCGGCAACTACAAACGTATCAAGCGTTCCGTCGCAAAGACAGCCTCACCTCTTTTCCGATGGGTTTAAGATAGTCTTTTTTCGGACGAGGGGGCAGGGAAGTTTTTCGGTTCCGTGCCTCTGCTACCGGGCGCTAATCGTCTTGGATCCTGTGCTTGTGTAGGTGCTAATAGAATCCCTCATCGTCACGCCCATCGGCTGTTCTCAACTCCTCACCAATCCCCATCTCCCGATCGCCGCCCACCCTGCGAGGCACACGGCCCCGACCGCCACGTTGAGCGCGCCAAGGCTCAGGACGAGGTTCTCTCCGCCAAGGAAGACCAGGATCATCCCGGCGCTGCCGAAGACGAGGCCGGCGCAGTTGATCAGGGCTGATGCGGAGCCGGTATCCTCCTTCTGCTGGTCGAGCATCAGGAACGCGCCCGGCGGACGCACGGCACTCCCCATCAATGATGCCGGGAAGAGGCCCAGGGCAAAGAAGAGAGGGCCGAGGTTCCCGAAGAGGCAGACGAGTGCTCCTCCGACAAGCATGACGGCGAAACCTGATGCGACGATCATCCAGCGGCTCGTGTGCCGGGAGAGCCAGAGGTAGAGGAAAGGACCCACTATCAGGCCTATAGCGTTGAGAGCAAAGTAGAAACTATACCACTGTTCCGAGAGCCCGAACCAATCCTGGTAGATGTACGGTGAGGCGGAGACAAATGCCAGGGATGCGGTGCTCACGAGCGAAAAAACGACGAGGAGCGATGTAAAACCCGGGTTCCTGAGCACGGCCCCGAGTCTCTGGATGGATTGCGCCACGGTGCCGGTATACCGCGAGGGTATGGTCTCTTCGAGGAGGAGGGCGCCTGCCATCGAGACGACTCCGATGAGAGCGAGTGTCAAAAAGAGCCCCCGCCACGACGTGTAGGGGAGCATGAACGCGCCGAGGACCGGCGCGATGGCGGGCGAGATGACGACCATCGACTGGACGATCGAGAGCACTGATTCCTGCTTCCTCCCGTCGTAGACGTCCTTGACCATCGCGGTCGCGACCGCAGAAGCGGCGCTGCCGCCGATGGCCTGGAGGACGCGGAATGCGCTCAGATGCCAGATGCTCCACGAGAGCGCACACCCGGCGCTTGCTGCGATGTACAGGGCAAGTCCGGCGAGGAGGATTGGACGGCGGCCGTATTTATCGGAAAGTGGGCCCCAGAAGAGCAGTCCAAGACTGAAGAAGAGAAAGAAGAGGATCAGGGTGAGGTTCGTCAGGTCGGCGGAGACCCCAAAGTAATCTCCCATGCCGGGGAGAGCGGGGAGGTAGAGATCGGTCGAGAGCGGGACAAAGGCGGAGAGCAGAGCAATCAGGACGACGAGACCCTTGTCGCCGAGATATTTCTGGACTCGCTGGTTTTGGCCGGAAAGTGATTGATCCATGGAATCGTCTCGAAGCAGAAGATTCTTTGAAAACAGAATGCTGCTATGGGGATTTGAACCCCAGTCGTAGGAGTGAGAGTCCTACATGATTGGCCGGTCTACACTATAGCAGCGCATTGCACACCATTGTGCTCTACATTGTTTGATGTTAAACTACTTAAACTTATCGCACATGCCCCTCTCCATGACCCGGCCTGTAACCTCGTAATCGGAGCCATATCCGGGCCTCGATTCTTCTGCCACACCATGATCTTTACCACAGACACCAATAAGTAGCTGCCCCGCATACCTATACCGGCAGTAATGAGCAGTGTCGAAGAGCAGATACGGGAGATTGAGGACGAACTCAAGAATACCCCGTACAACAAGGCGACTTCCAAGCATATCGGCCGCCTCAAGGCGAAACTTGCGAAGATTCGCGACGATGCGGTAGCCCGGGCTATGGCCTCCTCCGGCGGGGGAGAGGGCTACTCCGTGAAGAAGTCGGGAGACGCCACCGTTGTTTTAGTCGGTTTCCCGTCCGTCGGAAAGAGTACGCTGCTCAACAAACTCACCGGCAACGACCTCTCAGAGACTGGGGCATATGCCTTCACGACCGTCTCTGTCATCCCGGGCTCGATGGAGCACAGGGGCGCAAAGATCCAGATCCTGGATATCCCCGGCCTGATCGCCGGCGCAGCGATGGGCAAAGGCCGCGGGAAGGAAGTGATCGCCGTCGTCCGGAGCGCCGACCTGATCCTGATCCTTGTTGACGTCTTCAACCAGCAGCACGTCGACGTCCTCCTGCGCGAACTCTACGATGCGGGAATCCGAATTAACCAGGAAAAACCCGATATTACCATAAAGAAGACCGCAAACGGCGGGATCAGGCTGAACACCGTCGGCAGCGTTGATCTCGATATCGAGGAGATCCGGTCGATCCTTGCAGAGAACAAGATCGTCAATGCGGATGTCCTGATCCGCAACAACGTAACCCAGGATGATTTCATCGATGCGATGATTGGAAACCGGGTCTACGTCCCTGCATTCATCGCGGTCAACAAGGTCGATCTCGTCGACGAGAAGACGAGGACGAATATCGAGAAAGAGTTGACCAAACGGTTCGGTGAACCACCCATCATGGTCTCGGCGCACAGCGGCTACCGCATCGAAGACTTAAAGGACGCAATATACGAGAATCTCGGATTCATGCGTATTTACTTAAAACCGGTCGGCGGCCCTGCAGATATGGACGAGCCGCTGATCATCCGGAGCCCCGCGACGGTCGAGGACGTCTGCAACCGGCTTCACCGCGACTTCGCAGACAAGTTCCGGTATGCAAAAGTCTGGGGTAAATCGGCCAAGCACGACGCGCAGCGCGTCGGCCTCAACCACCAGCTCGCGGACGGGGACATCCTCACCATCGTCACCCGCCGCTGATCACTTTTTCAAGGACGGAAAGCGGTGCATCGGTTTTTATGGCGGTCCCTGAGTAGTGCGCTCGGCTTGCCCGGTAGCCGAGCCCCACAAGACGCTCGATGACCGTCTCGATGCTGCCGGGTGAGACCCGGAGTGATTTTGCTATGACGTGGTAGTCGTAGTGGCTCGATGTCTCCAGCTCCTGCCGGCAGGTCGAGAGCAGCCGCGCGATCCGTGCCCTGTTCCCGACGTTCACCAAAGGAAGCAGCTCCTCCATCGCGGCGAGCGTCGGATCGTCGTTGATCCTCCCGGTCCAGAGGGGGCCGACGGGGACGAGGTCCGCCCCGCAGAGGGGGCACTCCTCTGGTTCCGGAAGGAGACCGGTCTGCTCTGTCCGATAGAGGCAGTCTCTGCATTGCATGATGTAGCCAATCCGCGCAAGCGTCCTGTCGGCCGCAGCCGCCCCGTCCCTGAGACGGAGGTGCAGGCGGTGGAAGTGCTCGTGTGCGTAGCAGAAGAGGGGCTCTACCCCGCGATCGTACTTGATCACCTCGCGCACAACAAACCCTAGCAGCGTCCGGAGGCCGACCTCGGCGTGGTACTCGGTATTCCGGGGGCGGGAGAAGTAACGGCGCATTCCGGCTTTTAAGTGCGCCCCGCAGAGCGGGGCGGTATCGGTCGCGGTGACGAAGAGGTACCTCCCGGCGCTCCGGGCGGCGGCGTCGACAAACGGCGCAGGCGTCCCGAAGGGATCGAGATCGACGGCATCGAACTTCCGTACACTCATCAGAGCATTCGCATCGCTGTGGGTGACCTCGGCGGACAATCCGAGCCTCTCCACGTTCTGCCGGGCAAGGTCGACTGCTCTCTGGCTCCAGTCGTTGATCGTGACCGGGATACCGATTTCATGCGCCACC is a genomic window of Methanoculleus thermophilus containing:
- a CDS encoding tRNA (guanine(10)-N(2))-dimethyltransferase, coding for MDIVEVTEGRTRFFVPRQDPHLQFPPGGGPVFYNPRMELNRDVTILLLSVLRPEDYLDAMGASGARGLRVAHEIGIPVTINDWSQRAVDLARQNVERLGLSAEVTHSDANALMSVRKFDAVDLDPFGTPAPFVDAAARSAGRYLFVTATDTAPLCGAHLKAGMRRYFSRPRNTEYHAEVGLRTLLGFVVREVIKYDRGVEPLFCYAHEHFHRLHLRLRDGAAAADRTLARIGYIMQCRDCLYRTEQTGLLPEPEECPLCGADLVPVGPLWTGRINDDPTLAAMEELLPLVNVGNRARIARLLSTCRQELETSSHYDYHVIAKSLRVSPGSIETVIERLVGLGYRASRAHYSGTAIKTDAPLSVLEKVISGG
- a CDS encoding fasciclin domain-containing protein, translated to MQNGNFSTFLEAIERAGLKGAFTGPGPCTIFVPTDEVFAHLPDAVMEELFNDPKGNLAEVLLYHLAPGRYTISEITAAKTIPTVQGSPITVEATGGEVRLGGAKVVGSEILATNGIIYIIDAVMIPSEILLEAETAGAVVNITNTTNVTQEKTLELANFNSSPSSAEETNQSSEG
- a CDS encoding OBG GTPase family GTP-binding protein, whose product is MSSVEEQIREIEDELKNTPYNKATSKHIGRLKAKLAKIRDDAVARAMASSGGGEGYSVKKSGDATVVLVGFPSVGKSTLLNKLTGNDLSETGAYAFTTVSVIPGSMEHRGAKIQILDIPGLIAGAAMGKGRGKEVIAVVRSADLILILVDVFNQQHVDVLLRELYDAGIRINQEKPDITIKKTANGGIRLNTVGSVDLDIEEIRSILAENKIVNADVLIRNNVTQDDFIDAMIGNRVYVPAFIAVNKVDLVDEKTRTNIEKELTKRFGEPPIMVSAHSGYRIEDLKDAIYENLGFMRIYLKPVGGPADMDEPLIIRSPATVEDVCNRLHRDFADKFRYAKVWGKSAKHDAQRVGLNHQLADGDILTIVTRR
- a CDS encoding multidrug effflux MFS transporter, whose protein sequence is MDQSLSGQNQRVQKYLGDKGLVVLIALLSAFVPLSTDLYLPALPGMGDYFGVSADLTNLTLILFFLFFSLGLLFWGPLSDKYGRRPILLAGLALYIAASAGCALSWSIWHLSAFRVLQAIGGSAASAVATAMVKDVYDGRKQESVLSIVQSMVVISPAIAPVLGAFMLPYTSWRGLFLTLALIGVVSMAGALLLEETIPSRYTGTVAQSIQRLGAVLRNPGFTSLLVVFSLVSTASLAFVSASPYIYQDWFGLSEQWYSFYFALNAIGLIVGPFLYLWLSRHTSRWMIVASGFAVMLVGGALVCLFGNLGPLFFALGLFPASLMGSAVRPPGAFLMLDQQKEDTGSASALINCAGLVFGSAGMILVFLGGENLVLSLGALNVAVGAVCLAGWAAIGRWGLVRS